The Micromonospora sp. NBC_00421 genome contains a region encoding:
- a CDS encoding ricin-type beta-trefoil lectin domain protein, producing the protein MSGITRFLRRPTALPLLVAGSVLAASGLVGGFAEPARAATSITINGASGGRTFDGVGAVSGGGGNSRLLIDYPEPQRGQILDYLFKPNYGASLQILKVEIGGDTNSTSGAEPSHSHFRGDLDCNRGYEWWIMEQAKLRNPNIKLVGLAWGAPGWIGNGTFMSQDSIDYHLAWLGCAKQHNLTLDYLTAAQNERKYDANWTINLRTALNNNGYGGVKLIFGDDYPGSWNPANVAVNNANLRNAIDVIGGHYPCGYLAAQSTCTVSANATATGETLWNSEGGSQDYNDGAKPLARGINRGYLDGKMTAYINWNLIGATTTNIPWATVGLMLANQPWSGWYAVGKNAWTLAHTSQFTAPGWKYLDSSGGYLGGVRNNGSYVSLKSTNNSDYTTVIETMDATAAQTLNLNVTGGLSTGAVHVWSTNLNSNNTADHFVRGADITPSGGAYSLTVQPGHLYTITTTGGGGKGTATSPAQGQLSLPYSDDFDSYPVGKLAKYLQDNQGAFETAACGGGRSGICLRQSSPMAPITWKTLADPSTYGGNLNWNNYTVSADALLEKTGYVQVEGRVGSQTLDPVSAQNAYFLRVTDGGNWSILRNNTSNQLTTLRSGTVAALGTNRWHSLALGFSGSTITATIDGVTVGTATDSSFGAGLVGLGTSQGQTAQFDNLSVVPGVGGGTSSALRNVNAGRCLDVPSQSQTNGTQLALWDCNSGTNQQWTTTAGKQLQVYGTKCLDAERSGTTSGTRVIIWDCNSGANQQWNVNTDGTVTGVQSGLCLTPNAAGTANGTLMVLSTCNSSNSQKWTRS; encoded by the coding sequence ATGTCAGGAATCACCCGGTTCCTCCGCCGCCCCACAGCCCTGCCGCTCCTGGTCGCCGGCAGCGTGCTGGCGGCCAGCGGCCTGGTCGGCGGGTTCGCCGAGCCAGCCCGGGCCGCCACCTCCATCACCATCAACGGCGCGTCGGGGGGCCGTACGTTCGACGGCGTCGGCGCGGTCAGCGGCGGCGGCGGCAACAGCCGACTGCTGATCGACTACCCGGAGCCGCAGCGTGGTCAGATCCTGGACTACCTGTTCAAGCCCAACTACGGCGCGTCCCTGCAGATTCTCAAGGTGGAGATCGGCGGCGACACCAACTCCACGAGCGGTGCCGAGCCGAGCCACTCCCACTTCCGCGGTGACCTCGACTGCAACCGTGGCTACGAGTGGTGGATCATGGAGCAGGCCAAGCTCCGCAACCCGAACATCAAGCTCGTCGGGTTGGCCTGGGGCGCACCGGGCTGGATCGGCAACGGCACCTTCATGTCCCAGGACTCGATCGACTACCACCTGGCCTGGCTGGGCTGCGCCAAGCAGCACAACCTGACCCTCGACTACCTCACCGCCGCCCAGAACGAGCGCAAGTACGACGCCAACTGGACCATCAACCTGCGGACCGCGCTCAACAACAACGGCTACGGCGGCGTGAAGCTCATCTTCGGCGACGACTACCCGGGCAGTTGGAACCCGGCCAACGTGGCCGTCAACAACGCGAACCTGCGCAACGCGATCGACGTGATCGGCGGCCACTACCCGTGCGGCTACCTGGCCGCGCAGTCCACCTGCACGGTGTCGGCGAACGCCACCGCCACCGGCGAGACGCTGTGGAACAGTGAGGGCGGCTCGCAGGACTACAACGACGGCGCCAAGCCGTTGGCGCGTGGCATCAACCGGGGCTACCTCGACGGGAAGATGACCGCGTACATCAACTGGAACCTGATCGGCGCGACCACCACGAACATCCCCTGGGCCACCGTCGGGCTGATGCTTGCCAACCAGCCCTGGTCCGGCTGGTACGCGGTCGGCAAGAACGCCTGGACGCTCGCGCACACCAGCCAGTTCACCGCGCCGGGCTGGAAGTACCTCGACTCGTCCGGCGGCTACCTCGGCGGCGTCCGCAACAACGGCAGTTACGTGTCGTTGAAGTCGACGAACAACTCCGACTACACCACGGTCATCGAGACCATGGACGCGACCGCCGCGCAGACGCTGAACCTCAACGTCACCGGCGGCCTCTCCACCGGTGCGGTGCACGTCTGGTCGACCAACCTGAACTCCAACAACACCGCCGACCACTTCGTCCGTGGCGCCGACATCACCCCGTCCGGCGGTGCCTACTCGTTGACCGTGCAGCCGGGCCACCTCTACACGATCACCACCACCGGTGGTGGTGGCAAGGGCACCGCGACCAGCCCCGCGCAGGGTCAACTGAGCCTGCCCTACAGCGACGACTTCGACAGCTACCCTGTCGGCAAGCTGGCGAAGTACCTCCAGGACAACCAGGGTGCGTTCGAGACCGCCGCGTGCGGCGGAGGCCGGTCCGGCATCTGCCTGCGCCAGTCCTCCCCGATGGCGCCGATCACCTGGAAGACGCTTGCCGACCCCAGCACCTACGGTGGCAACCTGAACTGGAACAACTACACCGTCTCCGCCGACGCCTTGCTGGAGAAGACCGGCTACGTCCAGGTGGAGGGCCGGGTGGGCAGCCAGACGCTGGACCCGGTCAGCGCCCAGAACGCCTACTTCCTGCGGGTGACCGATGGCGGTAACTGGTCGATCCTGCGCAACAACACCAGCAACCAGCTCACCACCCTGCGCAGCGGTACGGTCGCCGCACTGGGCACCAACCGCTGGCACAGCCTGGCGCTCGGCTTCTCGGGCAGCACCATCACCGCCACCATCGACGGGGTGACCGTGGGCACGGCCACCGACTCGTCGTTCGGCGCGGGTCTCGTCGGTCTCGGCACCAGCCAGGGGCAGACCGCCCAGTTCGACAACCTGAGCGTCGTCCCGGGAGTGGGCGGCGGCACCTCGTCGGCGCTGCGCAACGTCAACGCCGGCCGGTGCCTGGACGTACCGTCGCAGTCACAGACCAACGGCACCCAGCTCGCGCTCTGGGACTGCAACAGCGGCACCAACCAGCAGTGGACGACGACGGCCGGCAAGCAACTCCAGGTGTACGGCACGAAGTGCCTGGACGCCGAACGCTCGGGGACCACCTCGGGTACCCGGGTGATCATCTGGGACTGCAACAGCGGCGCCAACCAGCAGTGGAACGTCAACACCGACGGCACGGTCACCGGCGTGCAGTCCGGGCTGTGCCTGACGCCCAACGCCGCCGGCACCGCCAACGGCACCCTGATGGTCCTGTCGACCTGCAACAGCAGCAACAGCCAGAAGTGGACCCGGAGCTGA
- a CDS encoding endo-1,4-beta-xylanase, giving the protein MRPKRALLATATLAVAGALTVGMTLAMAPAASAGTTLRAAAAEKGRYFGAAVATGKLSTSTYTTVLNREFNSVVAENEMKWDATEPSQGRFVYTGGDRLVSHAQANGMSVRGHALLWYQQEPGWAQSMSGSALRSAMINHVTQVATHFRGKIYAWDVVNEAFADGNSGGRRDSNLQRTGNDWIEAAFRAARAADPGAKLCYNDYNTDGINAKSTGIYNMVRDFKSRGVPIDCVGFQSHLGTSLSGDYQANLQRFADLGVDVQITELDVMTGGNQANVYAGVTRACMAVSRCTGITVWGVRDCDSWRGSDNALLFDCNGNKKPAYDAVLNALNSGTGIPTTTPPNPTTTPPNPTTTPPNPTTTPPNPTTPPPGGSGCSASVSLNSWTGGFVATVKVTAGSSGTRGWTVSMTLPGGASVTGTWSATASGSSGTVRFTNVDYNGQLGAGQSTEFGFQGNGSGAGMTPTCTAS; this is encoded by the coding sequence ATGAGACCCAAGAGAGCCCTGCTAGCGACGGCGACACTCGCCGTCGCCGGCGCACTCACCGTCGGGATGACGTTGGCGATGGCCCCTGCCGCCAGCGCCGGGACGACCCTGCGGGCGGCGGCGGCCGAGAAGGGCCGCTACTTCGGTGCGGCGGTCGCGACGGGCAAGCTGTCCACCAGCACCTACACCACGGTTCTCAACCGCGAGTTCAACTCGGTCGTGGCCGAGAACGAGATGAAGTGGGACGCCACCGAGCCGAGCCAGGGCCGGTTCGTCTACACCGGCGGCGACCGGCTGGTCAGCCACGCCCAGGCCAACGGGATGAGCGTGCGTGGGCACGCCCTGCTCTGGTACCAGCAGGAGCCGGGCTGGGCGCAGAGCATGTCCGGCAGCGCGCTGCGCAGCGCGATGATCAACCACGTCACCCAGGTCGCCACCCACTTCCGTGGCAAGATCTACGCCTGGGACGTGGTGAACGAGGCGTTCGCCGACGGCAACAGCGGCGGGCGTCGTGACTCGAACCTCCAGCGCACCGGCAACGACTGGATCGAGGCGGCGTTCCGGGCCGCCCGCGCCGCCGACCCGGGCGCGAAGCTCTGCTACAACGACTACAACACCGACGGGATCAACGCGAAGTCGACGGGCATCTACAACATGGTGCGCGACTTCAAGTCCCGTGGCGTGCCGATCGACTGCGTGGGTTTCCAGTCGCACCTGGGCACCTCGCTGTCCGGTGACTACCAGGCCAACCTGCAGCGCTTCGCCGATCTCGGTGTGGACGTCCAGATCACCGAGCTGGACGTGATGACCGGTGGCAACCAGGCCAACGTCTACGCCGGGGTCACCCGGGCCTGCATGGCCGTCTCCCGGTGCACCGGCATCACCGTGTGGGGGGTGCGGGACTGCGACTCGTGGCGCGGCTCCGACAACGCCCTGCTGTTCGACTGCAACGGCAACAAGAAGCCGGCGTACGACGCCGTGCTGAACGCCCTCAACTCCGGCACGGGTATCCCGACGACCACCCCGCCGAACCCGACGACCACCCCGCCGAACCCGACCACCACCCCGCCGAACCCGACCACCACGCCCCCGAACCCGACGACTCCGCCGCCGGGTGGGTCGGGTTGCTCGGCGTCGGTGTCGTTGAACTCGTGGACGGGTGGTTTCGTGGCCACGGTGAAGGTGACTGCGGGTTCCTCGGGTACGCGTGGTTGGACGGTGAGCATGACGTTGCCGGGTGGGGCGAGCGTGACCGGCACGTGGTCGGCGACGGCCAGTGGTAGCTCCGGGACGGTGCGGTTCACGAATGTGGACTACAACGGTCAGCTCGGTGCGGGTCAGTCGACCGAGTTCGGTTTCCAGGGCAACGGCAGTGGTGCGGGGATGACCCCCACCTGCACCGCCAGCTGA
- a CDS encoding alpha-galactosidase — protein MDHRTVRPAVRRTAVLLAAMLVLVTGLVGTPSPEPARAWDNGVADTPPMGWNSYDSFNWSVTEADVRANADYMGANLRQYGWQYIVVDWAWYFPGQHNGSPNQDANLQPRLRMDGNGRLLPDTTRFPSATGSNGFKPLADHVHAQGLKFGVHLMRGIPRQAVADNVPILGTSCRANQIDAGNSAAWLNLMWGLDMTNPCAQAYLDSVFQLLASWGVDFVKIDDIAAPTYRQSEVDGYRLAIQHSGRPMVLSLSPGATPLSAGPHVQNNAHMWRIVNDLWDNWSSLDALFDQLRDWTPYRKTGAWPDPDMIPIGRLSKYGPVGSPRYSNLTADEQRTLMTLWVINRAPLMWGGNLVENRAAELALMTNSAVLAVDQRSANNRQLTGGTRQVWVADVPDSTDRYVALFNREGAAATVSMNLADLGIGSATATDLWSGAALGTSTGTFSRSLPAHGAGLYRLTPQTTTPTPTTYTLTAQHSAKLLDVSNAGTADGTNVVQWTANGQANQRWRFQDAGAGYYTVTSGNSGKCLDVSGGAGTTADGARVVQWTCNGGTNQQWRLQDVGDGQVQLVARHSNKCLDVLNAGLTDGVQVVQWTCGTGANQRWRRTPV, from the coding sequence ATGGACCACCGCACCGTACGACCGGCAGTCCGACGGACGGCCGTCCTGCTGGCCGCGATGCTGGTGCTCGTGACCGGTCTGGTCGGCACCCCGTCACCGGAGCCGGCACGGGCCTGGGACAACGGCGTCGCCGACACCCCGCCGATGGGCTGGAACAGTTACGACTCGTTCAACTGGAGCGTCACCGAGGCCGACGTCCGGGCCAACGCCGACTACATGGGCGCGAACCTGCGGCAGTACGGCTGGCAGTACATCGTCGTCGACTGGGCCTGGTACTTCCCCGGGCAGCACAACGGCAGCCCCAACCAGGACGCCAACCTGCAACCCCGGCTCCGGATGGACGGCAACGGCCGGCTGCTGCCCGACACCACCCGGTTCCCGTCGGCGACCGGCAGCAACGGGTTCAAGCCGCTTGCCGACCACGTGCACGCGCAGGGGCTGAAGTTCGGCGTACACCTGATGCGGGGGATTCCCCGGCAGGCGGTCGCGGACAACGTGCCGATCCTCGGCACCTCCTGCCGGGCCAACCAGATCGACGCCGGCAACAGCGCGGCCTGGCTCAACCTGATGTGGGGGCTGGACATGACCAACCCCTGCGCCCAGGCGTACCTCGACTCGGTGTTCCAGCTGCTGGCCTCGTGGGGCGTCGACTTCGTGAAGATCGACGACATCGCCGCGCCTACCTACCGGCAGTCGGAGGTCGACGGATACCGGCTGGCGATCCAGCACAGCGGCCGACCGATGGTGCTGAGCCTGTCGCCGGGCGCGACGCCGCTGTCCGCCGGACCGCACGTGCAGAACAACGCGCACATGTGGCGGATCGTCAACGACCTGTGGGACAACTGGTCCTCCCTCGACGCCCTCTTCGACCAGCTCCGCGACTGGACGCCGTACCGCAAGACCGGTGCCTGGCCCGATCCGGACATGATCCCGATCGGTCGGCTGTCCAAGTACGGCCCGGTCGGCTCGCCGCGGTACTCGAACCTCACCGCGGACGAACAGCGCACCCTGATGACGCTGTGGGTGATCAACCGGGCGCCGCTGATGTGGGGCGGCAACCTGGTGGAGAACCGGGCGGCGGAGCTGGCACTGATGACCAACAGCGCGGTGCTCGCGGTCGACCAGCGCAGCGCCAACAACCGGCAGCTCACCGGCGGCACCCGGCAGGTGTGGGTCGCCGACGTGCCGGACAGCACCGACCGGTACGTCGCGCTGTTCAACCGGGAGGGTGCGGCGGCCACCGTGTCGATGAACCTGGCCGACCTCGGCATCGGCTCGGCCACCGCGACCGACCTCTGGTCCGGCGCGGCCCTCGGCACCTCGACCGGGACGTTCAGCCGCTCGTTGCCCGCCCACGGCGCCGGGCTCTACCGGTTGACGCCCCAGACCACCACCCCGACGCCGACGACGTACACCCTGACGGCGCAGCACAGCGCCAAGCTGTTGGACGTCAGCAACGCCGGTACGGCCGACGGCACCAACGTCGTGCAGTGGACCGCGAACGGTCAGGCCAACCAGCGGTGGCGGTTCCAGGACGCCGGTGCTGGCTATTACACGGTGACCAGCGGCAACAGCGGCAAGTGCCTCGACGTCTCCGGCGGTGCCGGCACGACCGCGGACGGTGCCCGGGTGGTGCAGTGGACCTGCAACGGCGGCACCAACCAGCAGTGGCGACTCCAGGACGTCGGTGACGGTCAGGTGCAACTGGTCGCCCGGCACAGCAACAAGTGTCTCGACGTGCTCAACGCCGGCCTGACCGACGGGGTGCAGGTCGTGCAGTGGACCTGTGGCACCGGCGCGAACCAGCGGTGGCGGCGTACGCCGGTGTGA
- a CDS encoding extracellular catalytic domain type 1 short-chain-length polyhydroxyalkanoate depolymerase encodes MRSRITLLAAALASALATMTAVVTAPTPASAATLAQVTNFGTNPTNLQMHLYVPDRVAARPALLLALHYCTGSGPAVHSTFGLSSLADRYGYIVIYPSVTRSSKCWDVSSPQALRRDGGSDPVGLKSMIDYVRGRYPVDASRIGVIGFSSGAMMTNVMAGVYPDVFHAGISSSGVPFGCFATTNGSEWNSECSGGRIVKTPQQWGDLVRNAYPGYTGKRPRMQIWHGTTDTTLSYVNFGEQVKQWTNVLGVSQTPSSTDYPQTSATRTRYGGTGGTPPVEAISFQGYGHSIPFDAAQAVRFLGFDSASPTTPPPNPTTTPPNPTTPPPNPTTTPPNPTTPPVTTPPATGGCAASVSLNSWTGGFVATVKVTAGSSGTRGWTVSVPLPGGTSVTGTWSATASGASGTVRFTNVDYNGQLGAGQSTEFGFQGTGSAAGVTPTCTAS; translated from the coding sequence ATGAGATCACGAATCACCCTGCTGGCCGCCGCGCTGGCGAGCGCCCTGGCGACGATGACGGCCGTGGTCACGGCCCCCACCCCGGCGTCGGCCGCGACGCTGGCCCAGGTGACCAACTTCGGCACCAACCCGACAAATCTCCAGATGCACCTCTACGTGCCGGATCGGGTGGCGGCCCGGCCCGCGCTGCTGTTGGCACTGCACTACTGCACCGGCAGTGGCCCGGCGGTGCACTCCACCTTCGGGCTCAGCTCCCTCGCCGACCGCTACGGCTACATCGTGATCTACCCGTCGGTGACCCGCAGCAGCAAGTGCTGGGACGTCTCCTCCCCGCAGGCCCTGCGGCGCGACGGCGGCAGCGACCCCGTCGGCCTCAAGTCCATGATCGATTATGTCCGGGGCCGCTATCCGGTCGATGCGAGCCGGATCGGCGTCATCGGGTTCTCCTCCGGCGCCATGATGACCAACGTGATGGCGGGCGTCTACCCGGACGTGTTCCACGCCGGGATCAGCTCCTCCGGCGTGCCGTTCGGCTGCTTCGCCACGACCAACGGCTCGGAGTGGAACAGCGAGTGTTCCGGCGGACGGATCGTCAAGACCCCGCAGCAGTGGGGCGATCTGGTGCGTAACGCCTACCCCGGCTACACCGGCAAGCGGCCCCGGATGCAGATCTGGCACGGCACCACGGACACCACGCTGAGCTATGTCAACTTCGGCGAGCAGGTCAAGCAGTGGACCAACGTGCTCGGCGTGTCCCAGACCCCCAGTTCCACCGACTACCCGCAGACCAGCGCCACCCGGACCCGTTACGGCGGCACGGGTGGCACGCCGCCGGTGGAGGCGATCAGCTTCCAGGGGTACGGCCACTCCATCCCGTTCGACGCCGCCCAGGCCGTCCGCTTCCTCGGCTTCGACAGCGCCAGCCCCACCACGCCGCCGCCGAATCCGACGACGACCCCGCCGAATCCGACCACCCCACCGCCGAACCCCACGACGACGCCGCCGAACCCGACGACGCCACCGGTCACGACTCCGCCGGCAACCGGCGGGTGTGCGGCGTCGGTGTCGTTGAACTCGTGGACGGGTGGTTTCGTGGCCACGGTGAAGGTGACCGCGGGTTCCTCGGGTACGCGTGGGTGGACGGTGAGTGTGCCGCTGCCCGGTGGTACGAGTGTGACGGGCACGTGGTCGGCGACGGCCAGTGGTGCCTCCGGGACGGTGCGGTTCACGAATGTGGACTACAACGGTCAGCTCGGTGCGGGCCAGTCGACCGAGTTCGGTTTCCAGGGCACTGGCAGCGCGGCGGGCGTGACCCCGACCTGCACGGCCAGCTGA